ACCCAGAACGGTATGAACAAATCAGCTTCATTAAAAGCATGATTTGGGAATTGTGGAATGACAATCCTGAAATCAAAGCCTTTATCCAAGAAAATATTGAAGTCTTTAATGGAGAAGTCGGTAAACCTGAAAGCTTTGATCTGCTAGATGACTTACTCGATGAGCAGTTCTTTCGGCTCTCCTTCTGGAAAGTCGGCAATGAAGAGCTGAATTACCGGCGCTTCTTCACCGTTAATGATTTAATTTGTGTGCGCGTAGAAGATCAAGCTGTGTTTGATCAAAGCCATAAACTCATTCTCCGGCTTATCGAAGAAAACAAAATCACTGGATTAAGAATCGATCATATTGACGGATTATACGATCCGAAGCAATATCTGATTCGGTTGAGAAATCAAGCAGAAAATGCCTATATTGTGGTGGAGAAAATCCTAGAACCCCATGAAAAACTGCGGGTGAATTGGCCGATTGAAGGAACCACAGGGTATGATTTATTAAATTATGTCAATGGTATTTTCTGCTATCAAGACTCGCAAGCTGAGTTTGACCAGTGCTATAGCCAATTTATTGGCGATGTCTTGAAGTGCGATCGGTTGGTTGATGAGAATAAACGCAAAATTCTGGAAAAACACCTCGCGGGTGATATTGATAACCTCGCCCATTTGCTCAAACGGATTGCCGACCAGTATCGCTATTCCAGTGATTTTACCATTTATGGATTAAAAGCGGCCTTGGTAGAAGTAATGGCGGCTTTCTCCGTCTATCGAACCTATATTAGTGGTGAAGTTAGTGGCGAGGAAGTCAATTATGAAGTAAGCAAACTAGACCAAGAGTGTATTGCCCAAGTTATTGCTAAGACCCAAGAAAATATTCCGAGCTTTTTGAATGAGCTAATTAATGAAATTAGTTTTATTCAAAAATTCTTGTTGCTGCAATTTGATGAACATCTGACTTCAGAGGATAAAAAGCAGTGGCTGCATTTTGTCATGCGTCATCAACAGTTCACCGGGCCCCTGATGGCTAAGTCGGTGGAAGATACGGTTTTATATATCTACAACCGGTTGGTATCTTTGAATGAAGTGGGTTCTACACCGGGTCACTTTGGCTTTTCCCTAGAAGAGTTTCATAACTTTAATCAAGAGCGCAGTTCAGATTGGCCCCATGCGATGAATGGCACGTCTACCCATGATACGAAACGGGGGGAAGATATGCGGGCGAGAATTAATGTGCTGTCAGAAATTCCGGAGGAGTGGAATGAGTATCTAAAAGCTTGGAAAAAGATGAATGCGGGGTATAAGGATACGGTGCGCGGGTTAGATGTGCCGACTCCCAATGATGAATATTTCCTCTATCAAACTCTTTTAGGGATTTATCCTTTTGATGACCAAGATAAAGGGGAATTGGTGCAACGGATTAAAGATTATTTGATTAAGGCCATTCGGGAAGCGAAGGTGAATACGGCTTGGTTGCGTCCAGATACGGCCTATGAAGAAGGGTTTATGAAGTTTGTGGATAGTTTGTTTAAGGAGACGAAGCAAAATAAGTTTTTGCCTTCTTTTCGTAAGTTCCAACAGAAAATTCAATATTATGGAATCTTTAATTCTCTCTCCCAAACGCTGCTGAAAATTACAGTTCCGGGTGTGCCTGATTTTTATCAGGGGACGGAGTTATGGGATTTAACGTTGGTCGATCCGGATAATCGGCGGCCGGTAGACTTTAAGAAACGGTTAAAGTTACTTCATGAAATTAGAGCGCAGTGGAAAAAGAATAAGTCGGCTTTATTTACCAATTTGCTCCAGCACCCGGAAGATGGCAGGATTAAGCTGTTTACTATTGCCCAAGTCCTGAAGGCCCGTCAGGAATATCAAGAATTGTTTCAACGGGGAGATTACCAGAAATTGCCGGTAAATGGGAGCCTCAAATACCATATTGTCACGTTTATGCGGACTTGGAATGAGCAAAGTGCGATTGTGATTGCTCCTCGGTTTTTAACGAAATTAATTAAGGAAGATGAATATCCTTTGGGTGAGCAGGTTTGGCATGAAACCCGGATTTCTTTACCCACGGGGCCTTCTGCGGTGTGGAAAGATGTCATTACGGGGCAAGAAATCCAAGGTGACAATACTCTGTGGATGCGGGAGATTCTCAACCAGTTTCCGGTAGCCTTGCTGATTAAACAAACTTCATAAACAAATTTGTCATGAGGACATTAGGCCAAAGAACTTAATGAGTATGCCAAATTTGTTCTCGATAAAAGGCAAAGGCATCAAACATGGCCCCTACAAGGCTAGAGGTTACGCCAAGAACCAGTAATCCTTCTAGGGGTTCTCCATTGCCAAAAATAGCTAAGATATGCCAAATAAAGCTTTCTCCAGCTTGGGATAGGGTGGTTAATCCAGGAATTTGAGTTCCTAAATCTAAACCAATCATGACCCCTCCAATAATAATCCAAGGGGCCACAAAACTTAGGACAATGGCTAAACACAGGGAACGGATAAAAATCAGTAAAACATTCATATGAGTTAAGTCCAGCAAACCTCACGTTATGGAGGACAACTGGGTGTCATCCGTCTCTACGATAGGCTGTATTTTCCCATTTCGACCAAGAATACAGAAAACTTAAATTTTGCTTTTTAAATCTTTTTGAAGATATGTGGCAAAGAGGCAAGAGGGGGGGAGGCAAGGGGCAAGGGGGGGGAGGCAATAGGCAATAGGCAAGGGGAAAAAGGGGATTGTCACAAGTTTTTCACATCTAAACCCTAAGATGGTCATACTTCAGATCTCCCCAGGGTTTGAAGTGCGCGGTTTACAGGAGGCCCTTTATGGTTACTCTATCTCCTTTTTCTTCTGCTAGAAAGATAACTTCTAGTCCTGGTGCTTTTTCAGAGCGACGCATCGGGATCAGACTGATGGGAAGTTTGCGATCGCGCATGACCCTCTTTATCCTCTTAGGAGTTGTACCGATTGTCCTGGGCGCTCTGCAATTGCAAGCATTCCACGCTGGACGAATTATCAATGAGGAAACGGAGCAAACTCTTGACCTGGAGGCCCAACGATTAGCCGATCGCGTGACGCAATGGGATCGGATGAATAGCTTACTGGTGCAAAACCTCAGCCGTCAACCTGGGGTCTCCCCACTCACTCCCCAACAGTTGCGCCCCCTGTTAGTTTCCACTCACCGGACGTATCAAGATCAGGTTTGGAGCATTGGAGCTGTGAACCCAGAGGGTGGATTTATGGCCTTGAGTGAAAAAGAAACAATTGAACCGCTCAATTTTAGCGATCGCCGTTGGTTCCAAGAAGCCATTAAAGGGCAACCCATTACCCGCGAAACGATTATCACTCGACGTACTGGAGAACCGGCAGTGATTTTTTCGGCTCCCATTTATGCAGAAGGGGGCGATCGCCTTATTCCTCAAGGGGTAATCCGTGTGGGTATGGTGTTGACCGAAATCTCCAAGGTCATTGATATGACCCAAATCGGCGAAACCGGTTTTGCTTTCCTCGTCGATGAACAAGGTCAACTGTTAGCCCATCCCAATCACCGGCTCCTGGAAGGTAGTCTTAAGGATTTCAGCGATTATCCCCCGGTTCAACGTCTTTTAAAGGGTGAAGAAGGGCCCTTAAACTTTACAGATCGCGATCGCATCCGTTGGCTATCCACAAGCGTCAAATTAGCCAACGGTTGGGGAATCGTTCTCATGCAGCAAAAATCAGAAGTTTTGGCTCCCCAGCAGTCTTATCATCGTTCAGCGATTTTACTCAGTCTCCTCACGTTAATTGTTGTTGGTTCCATCACTTGGCATTTTAGTCGTTGGGTTACCCAACCTTTAACCAACTTGACTGAAGCAGTATGGAACCTCTCGAAGGGACAGTGGACGCAACGAGTCTATCTTTCCCAAGAAGATGAATTAGGAACCCTTGCCAAAGCGTTTAATCGCATGGCGGCTCAGTTGCAACTAACCTTTAAGGCATTGCAAGCAGCTAAAGATGATTTAGAACTCAAAGTGGCAGAGCGTACCCAGCAACTGAATACGACATTAGAAGAACTACAACAAACCCAAGCTCAGATGATCCAAAGTGAAAAAATGTCGAGTTTGGGGCAAATGGTCGCTGGTGTTGCCCATGAAATTAATAATCCGGTGGGTTTTATTCACGGAAATTTAGCCCACGCCCAAACCTATGCCGAAGACCTGTTGTCCTTGGTGCAACTCTATCGCGAGTCTTATCCCCAGCCTCCAGAAGCCATCCAAGAGGAAATTGAAGCGATCGAACTCGATTTCCTGCTGGAAGATTTTCCCAAAACTCTGCAATCGATGCAAGTTGGAACGGTGAGAATTCGAGAAATTGTCAAATCTTTGCGGAACTTTTCCCGCTTAGATGAAGCTGAAGTTAAGCAAGTCAATGTGCATGAAGGGATTGATAGCACCCTGATGATTTTGCAAAATCGCCTCAAATGTGGTGATACTTATGCAGCGATTGAAGTGACTAAACATTATCAGGAACTTCCTGCGATTACGTGCTATCCAGGGCAACTTAATCAAGTCTTTATGAATTTGTTGAGTAATGCTATTGATGCCCTTGAAGAGCGCAATCATCAATTAGACCAACAAAGTTTGAAGGAAAATCCTAGCCAGATTACAATTACCACCGAACCCCTTAGAAACGATTGGATTTCCATTCGCATTCGCGATAATGGCTCAGGAATTCCAGAATCCGCACAACCGCGTTTATTTGATCCCTTTTTCACCACTAAGCCCATCGGTAAAGGGACGGGTTTAGGGCTATCGATTAGCTATCAAATTATTACCCAAAGACATGGCGGCCGTTTATGGTTTGAATCGAGTCCGGAAAAGGGTA
This is a stretch of genomic DNA from Roseofilum capinflatum BLCC-M114. It encodes these proteins:
- the treY gene encoding malto-oligosyltrehalose synthase is translated as MKIPSATYRLQFTPQFTFEMAQAILPYLSELGISDIYASPILKSQSGSTHGYDVVDPNTINPELGGEKEFEKLIELVQKRELGWIQDIVPNHMAFSSQNPLLVDVLENGPNSQYKDYFDIDWEHPYEGIRHRVLAPFLGKFYGDCLESGELKIQYDQNGFTINYWDWKFPIQIESYGKILNHESERLRHKLGRTHPDFVKFLGVLYAINAIQYIPPGSGHPERYEQISFIKSMIWELWNDNPEIKAFIQENIEVFNGEVGKPESFDLLDDLLDEQFFRLSFWKVGNEELNYRRFFTVNDLICVRVEDQAVFDQSHKLILRLIEENKITGLRIDHIDGLYDPKQYLIRLRNQAENAYIVVEKILEPHEKLRVNWPIEGTTGYDLLNYVNGIFCYQDSQAEFDQCYSQFIGDVLKCDRLVDENKRKILEKHLAGDIDNLAHLLKRIADQYRYSSDFTIYGLKAALVEVMAAFSVYRTYISGEVSGEEVNYEVSKLDQECIAQVIAKTQENIPSFLNELINEISFIQKFLLLQFDEHLTSEDKKQWLHFVMRHQQFTGPLMAKSVEDTVLYIYNRLVSLNEVGSTPGHFGFSLEEFHNFNQERSSDWPHAMNGTSTHDTKRGEDMRARINVLSEIPEEWNEYLKAWKKMNAGYKDTVRGLDVPTPNDEYFLYQTLLGIYPFDDQDKGELVQRIKDYLIKAIREAKVNTAWLRPDTAYEEGFMKFVDSLFKETKQNKFLPSFRKFQQKIQYYGIFNSLSQTLLKITVPGVPDFYQGTELWDLTLVDPDNRRPVDFKKRLKLLHEIRAQWKKNKSALFTNLLQHPEDGRIKLFTIAQVLKARQEYQELFQRGDYQKLPVNGSLKYHIVTFMRTWNEQSAIVIAPRFLTKLIKEDEYPLGEQVWHETRISLPTGPSAVWKDVITGQEIQGDNTLWMREILNQFPVALLIKQTS
- a CDS encoding sensor histidine kinase, which translates into the protein MVTLSPFSSARKITSSPGAFSERRIGIRLMGSLRSRMTLFILLGVVPIVLGALQLQAFHAGRIINEETEQTLDLEAQRLADRVTQWDRMNSLLVQNLSRQPGVSPLTPQQLRPLLVSTHRTYQDQVWSIGAVNPEGGFMALSEKETIEPLNFSDRRWFQEAIKGQPITRETIITRRTGEPAVIFSAPIYAEGGDRLIPQGVIRVGMVLTEISKVIDMTQIGETGFAFLVDEQGQLLAHPNHRLLEGSLKDFSDYPPVQRLLKGEEGPLNFTDRDRIRWLSTSVKLANGWGIVLMQQKSEVLAPQQSYHRSAILLSLLTLIVVGSITWHFSRWVTQPLTNLTEAVWNLSKGQWTQRVYLSQEDELGTLAKAFNRMAAQLQLTFKALQAAKDDLELKVAERTQQLNTTLEELQQTQAQMIQSEKMSSLGQMVAGVAHEINNPVGFIHGNLAHAQTYAEDLLSLVQLYRESYPQPPEAIQEEIEAIELDFLLEDFPKTLQSMQVGTVRIREIVKSLRNFSRLDEAEVKQVNVHEGIDSTLMILQNRLKCGDTYAAIEVTKHYQELPAITCYPGQLNQVFMNLLSNAIDALEERNHQLDQQSLKENPSQITITTEPLRNDWISIRIRDNGSGIPESAQPRLFDPFFTTKPIGKGTGLGLSISYQIITQRHGGRLWFESSPEKGTEFVVEIPVMNSAVD